CGCCGGGAGCGCTTTGCGACCCTGCGCCTGATCGGTGCTTCCCCGAAACTGCTCCCAGCCATCGCCGCCGTCGAGACAGCCATCCCCAGCCTGGCCGGGGCCTTGCTTGGAATCATCCTGGCCGGCGGGCTTAGACCGGCCGCAGTTCAAATACCCGTCAACGACATGAGAATGTTCCTCGCGGATTTCACCCCCGGGACTGGATTCACTGCCACTGTCGTCGCGGTCGTGGTCGCCGCGTCTGCACTAGTGGCGGCGGTCCGGACCGCCCGGACCGGCATCGGCCCGCTGGGAGTGACACGGGCCATGCACGAGAGAACACCCACCGTGTGGCGGGCCGTTCTGCTGCTGGCGGGACTGATATGCATGGCCACCGGGACCGTGTTCACTAGGATCTATACACGAGGGAACCCGTGGACCTCGCCACTATTGATCGGCGGTTTCGTACTGACCGCTGTTGGCATCGTGACCATTGGCCCGCTGCTGACCCGGGTGGTCAGCACCATGGCTCTGCGCCGTGCGCGGAGCGCCTCAACCGTCATCGCGACGAGCCGGATCCGGGGGAACCCTGTAGCTGTGTTCCGCTCGGTGTCCGGGCTGGTCATCGCCGTGTTCATGGTCTCTGTCTTTGCCGGAGGCATCAGCGCGATCGAAACCATTAATGCACCCACGGCCCGGGCCGGACTGCTCCTGCCCGCCAGCATTTATACCATGCTCGTGCCCGGCACCGCCCCAAGCCAAGTCACCGGCGCCGCAAAGAATGCTAAGGCACTGGCCGGGATTCGCGCCGCCACCATCGGCTACGCCCCAACACCGCTGGGCCAGGGGGACAGCATGGACATCTACATTCCGACAACTGAGGCGCCAACATTAGGTTTTACGGAAACCCCAACGGCGAAGATCGCCGCCTTCGACGCGTCCTTTCTGGAGTCCTGGACCACCAAACCGGTCCCACTTACGGCTGCACCGGTCGACAGTTTGGCTGGACTAGTTCCGGTCGTGATGGTGATCAGCACCGACGGGACCCCCGAGGCCATTGACAGGGCACGCACGTCCCTGAACACCTCCGGAGTGACCAGCATGCCCGCCACCTCCCATGCGGACCTGGCCACGATGAGCAGCACCCGAATAATTCAGGGATTGTCGGCCCTTGCCTACATCGGCGTGTTCGTCGCCGTCGTTGTCGCAGGAATATCCCTTGCAGTATCCACAGCCGCCGCCATCCTGGACCGCAAACGCGTGCTGGGCCTGATGCGGCTGATTGGCATGCCCGTTTCCGCACTCCGCAAAGTCATCATCCAAGAAGCCATCATCCCGCTCCTGGCCGTGCTGCTGCTATCGGTCGGGCTCGGGTTCTTCGTCGCCTGGCTCATGGTCACCTCCTTCGGCGGAGGCAGAACCATCAGCTGGCCCAGCCCCGAGTACTACGCTGCGCTGTCTCTCAGCCTGTTACTCGCCCTGGCGGCTGTGACTGCCACCTTCGGCATCATCCGCCCAAACACCGCACTCACGTCCACCCGGTTTGAGTAAAGCACCGCGGGCCCAGCGCCCGTTTGAATCGAGGGAGGTGCGCCCTCAGTGAGCACCCCGCTTCCATGCAATTAGGTGTCCCGCTGAGCGTGACCAAATGGACGGGCGGGTCGGTTTCGATGCCGATCTTATCCACAGCACTTCACCGTTCCAGTGGAGCACAGGCTCACAGGCCGTCCAAAGCATCGTGGTTGATTCGCGCGTCGCGGCGTTTGGACAAATTGCTCAATATCAGGGTGATGAGCAGCCCAAAGCCAAGGGAAAAAGCCCAACGAATTAGCATCGGAACGCCGGTGTAAACGTCCAGTGCGACATTGGCCGCGAGTGTGGCAAGGATGCTCGTGATGACGATCAGGTGATTCCTCATATAAGCCAGAGTGCCAGCCCAGCGGCGCCAGTAACAAGTCGAATTTGCCCGTATAAGGGTTCGGCATATGGGGACCGTTTTTGACTGGTCGGCCCGTCGATGCTGGACGAGGCTGGTTTTTTAGGCTTAGATTGTGTCAGAACTCGACTGCGAAAACTAATGTTGTCAGAACCGGGTGAAGACCGTTTTCGACTGCAAGGAAGTGATGCCGTGAACCTCATTGGTTATGCCAGAGTCAGTACGACTGACCAGGCATTGGATTTGCAGCTGGACGCCTTGGATAAGGCCGGCGCGTTCAAGGTCTTCGTCGACAAGGCCTCCGGGGCCACGCAGGAGCGCCCGGGCTGGGAGGAATGTCAGTCGTACTTGCAGCCGGGCAATGTGCTGGTGGTCAACGATCTGAGCAGGCTCGGCCGCAACGCGGCTGACCTGGCCAGTATCGTGGCTTCTCTGGCAGAACGACAGGTGGGGTTCCGTTCTTTGCAGGAGCCTTATCTGGATACCTCCACCTCTCACGGGTTGATGATCTTCCAGATCTTCTCTGCCCTGGCGGAGTACGAGCGCAATCGACTGCGGGAACGGACCATGGACGGGCTCAGGGCCGCCAAGGCCCGAGGGCGCACTGGCGGCCGACCCACCAAAATGACACCCACCAAGGCGGCCACGGCACATCGGATGCGATCCGAAAAGTTCACTATCAAGGCAATTGCCGAGACCATCGACGTCAGTGAATCCACGGTCGTCAGAGAGCTTTCCAAGGAACGCAAGACCCTTAGATAGACCCAGATAAATGGGGTCAAAATAGGCGTAGATTCGCGGAATTTCAGTGTTAACGTTGGAGAAATGTCCAACGATTGGAAGAACTGGCGTGGTACGTAAAAAAACGAAGTACGACATTGACGGCCAAATGAGTTTGGATTCATTGTGGTCAGAACCAGAGGAGACACGGAATGAACACGCACGGGCAACACGCCATGGAAACGATGAGGAATCACGACCCGAAGTCGTTCAGCGAGATCCAGGATCCCGAGACGTACTTTTCGAACTTGGGGACACAGATCGAGGACCAGATCGGGGACGTGATGGACAGCCTGATCCAACACGACACGCAAGGTCGATCAACGCTGGAAATCCTGGGAGAGCGCAACATGGCTCGGTTCAGGGCACGCGAGCTGGTGTACCAGGAGAGGATCTACGCATCCCTGCCGCCGTCGGAGGAAGAGATGGAGGAAACTCCGGCGGTGGCCCTGGACGAGGACCAGAGCTAGACCATCAGCTTGCGCCGGCTGCAGCCGCGGTACAGGACCAAGCTTTCCGGCCTGTCTCGCAGGACGACCTAGCCCCGTCGGGGCAGAAGGCCCGTTTCGCGGCGAACTATGAGGCAATTCGTGTCGTCCGCTTGCTCGAGGTCGAACAACGCACAGCAACGATAGAAGAACAGCGCAGCTTGGCCAGGTGGTCCAGCTGGGGAGCCGTACCGCAACTCTTCGACAAGGAAGACTGGGCTGAGGAACGCGCCACGTTAAGGGCGGCATTGACGGAGAAGGAGTTCGACGCTGCCTCCCGAACGACGATCAATGCCCACTACACGGATGCGGGCATTGTCCAGGCAATGTGGGCTGCCGTGGAGCAGCTGGGGTTCACTGGCGGAGACGTTCTGGAACCGGGGTCAGGCTCGGGCACGTTCATTGGCATGGCTCCAGCGGGGGCGCGGATGACTGGTGTTGAGCTGGACCCGCTCACGGCCAGTATTTCCCAGGCCCTGTACCCGCAGGCGCGGATTCGCACCGAATCGTTTGCGGATACGCAGCTGCAGAGAAATTCCTTCGACCTGGCCGTGGGCAATGTCCCCTTCGGGAAGACTGCCCTGTACGACAAGGCGTTCAATCAGGGTCAGCATTCGATGCACAACCACTTCATCATCAAGTCCCTGGAAGCGGTCAAGCCTGGTGGCTACGTCGCGGTGCTGTCTTCTAGCTTCACTCTTGATGCGGCGAACCCGGCAGCACGCCGGGAAATGTCCGCGATGGCTGACTTGGTGGGCGCCGTGCGCCTGCCCACGGCCGCTCACCGTCGTGCCGCCGGCACGGATGCCCTGACCGATGTCCTGTTCTTCCGCAAGCGCGAGGCAGGCCGGGAACCGGCCAACACCGACTGGGAAACCGTGGGCCCGGTCATCGTTGACGGCAAGAACATCAAGATCAACCACTACTTCGATACCCACCCGCAGAATGTCCTGGGCCAGATCACCGTGGGCACGGGCATGTACGGGGCAGAGACAGTGACCGTCAAAGCGGATGGAGACCTCTCGGCCGTACCCTCCCTGCTGGGTGAGCGACTGCGCCACATCACTACCGATGCCCTGGCCGAAGACCGTGGTCATACCCCCGCCCAGACAGTTGCCGGCAAGGAGCCGGCGGCCCTGCTGGAAGCCGGTCAGGCGGCGTGGGACGGAACGATCACCGCCGAGCGCAATGGTTCCTTTA
The DNA window shown above is from Arthrobacter sp. ERGS1:01 and carries:
- a CDS encoding recombinase family protein, giving the protein MNLIGYARVSTTDQALDLQLDALDKAGAFKVFVDKASGATQERPGWEECQSYLQPGNVLVVNDLSRLGRNAADLASIVASLAERQVGFRSLQEPYLDTSTSHGLMIFQIFSALAEYERNRLRERTMDGLRAAKARGRTGGRPTKMTPTKAATAHRMRSEKFTIKAIAETIDVSESTVVRELSKERKTLR
- a CDS encoding FtsX-like permease family protein, with the translated sequence MNPAVLKLAFLGSRSSLGRMAGIGGGVAIGVCLILLLWSAANGLAQRDARGAWLKEMGQSSVIAPPATDGPVTNATLTPIPLTPERILLGFPVDIFRDQFINHRDIAAVPSTTVKIPGIPAPPAPGQYYASPALQHLIESTPANQLGARYGQFVGTINDSALPGPDALVVITGATEAQLRQGPAAMLVTSFTSNPYGESASLYRTALLVGGIAVLFPVLLLVSIATGLGAAQRRERFATLRLIGASPKLLPAIAAVETAIPSLAGALLGIILAGGLRPAAVQIPVNDMRMFLADFTPGTGFTATVVAVVVAASALVAAVRTARTGIGPLGVTRAMHERTPTVWRAVLLLAGLICMATGTVFTRIYTRGNPWTSPLLIGGFVLTAVGIVTIGPLLTRVVSTMALRRARSASTVIATSRIRGNPVAVFRSVSGLVIAVFMVSVFAGGISAIETINAPTARAGLLLPASIYTMLVPGTAPSQVTGAAKNAKALAGIRAATIGYAPTPLGQGDSMDIYIPTTEAPTLGFTETPTAKIAAFDASFLESWTTKPVPLTAAPVDSLAGLVPVVMVISTDGTPEAIDRARTSLNTSGVTSMPATSHADLATMSSTRIIQGLSALAYIGVFVAVVVAGISLAVSTAAAILDRKRVLGLMRLIGMPVSALRKVIIQEAIIPLLAVLLLSVGLGFFVAWLMVTSFGGGRTISWPSPEYYAALSLSLLLALAAVTATFGIIRPNTALTSTRFE